One window of Diabrotica undecimpunctata isolate CICGRU chromosome 8, icDiaUnde3, whole genome shotgun sequence genomic DNA carries:
- the LOC140448339 gene encoding uncharacterized protein isoform X2 encodes MKLPVYGVKCYSCLASHNYEDCAKPDINQISLVKCDMSALKQTRDYAIGIDQSYDKLFEVDSIETEPGRIGMACLKMITKVGNKDYFLRGCQLAEQGNLDICNKVKEHNNGILRTIYCSKCSSEGCNSSTKFQANGILALLCALIAKVLFNVTKLSF; translated from the exons ATGAAGTTACCCG TTTACGGCGTAAAATGCTACAGTTGTCTCGCCAGTCACAATTACGAGGATTGCGCGAAGCCAGACATTAACCAAATATCGCTTGTTAAGTGTGACATGTCTGCCCTAAAACAAACAAGAGACTACGCAATTGGTATAGATCAATCTTACGACAAGCTTTTCGAAGTTGACAGCATTGAAACAGAACCAGGGAGAATAGGAATGGCTTGCCTGAAGATGATTACAAAAG TTGGTAACAAAGATTACTTCCTTCGAGGATGTCAGTTAGCTGAACAAGGAAACTTGGACATCTGCAATAAAGTCAAAGAACACAACAACGGCATACTTCGAACTATATACTGTTCGAAATGTTCTTCGGAAGGTTGCAACTCTTCGACCAAATTCCAAGCGAATGGAATTCTTGCCTTACTTTGTGCTTTAATCGCCAAAGTGCTTTTTAATGTAACAAAACTTAGCTTTTAA
- the LOC140448339 gene encoding uncharacterized protein isoform X1, producing MWLEVYGGAIILVVLEVSSVYGVKCYSCLASHNYEDCAKPDINQISLVKCDMSALKQTRDYAIGIDQSYDKLFEVDSIETEPGRIGMACLKMITKVGNKDYFLRGCQLAEQGNLDICNKVKEHNNGILRTIYCSKCSSEGCNSSTKFQANGILALLCALIAKVLFNVTKLSF from the exons ATGTGGCTGGAAGTGTACGGGGGTGCTATTATTTTGGTGGTGCTTGAAGTTAGTTCAG TTTACGGCGTAAAATGCTACAGTTGTCTCGCCAGTCACAATTACGAGGATTGCGCGAAGCCAGACATTAACCAAATATCGCTTGTTAAGTGTGACATGTCTGCCCTAAAACAAACAAGAGACTACGCAATTGGTATAGATCAATCTTACGACAAGCTTTTCGAAGTTGACAGCATTGAAACAGAACCAGGGAGAATAGGAATGGCTTGCCTGAAGATGATTACAAAAG TTGGTAACAAAGATTACTTCCTTCGAGGATGTCAGTTAGCTGAACAAGGAAACTTGGACATCTGCAATAAAGTCAAAGAACACAACAACGGCATACTTCGAACTATATACTGTTCGAAATGTTCTTCGGAAGGTTGCAACTCTTCGACCAAATTCCAAGCGAATGGAATTCTTGCCTTACTTTGTGCTTTAATCGCCAAAGTGCTTTTTAATGTAACAAAACTTAGCTTTTAA